CTTTTCGTTTGTTTTGGTCATTAGACTATCTCATCTATTGATTATCGTAAAATAACACTCAAAAATAATTAAGCTGATTTAATCCGTTTTACGGTTTTCCTCATTTGGGTCAAAAAAGAATACATTATTTTTTTAATTTCATGGAAAAGCCTATTTTTTGTTGGGTCGAGGAGGCTACAAAGAAACTTGTTTTAGAAAAACATCTTAACCTAAATTGGTTTTTGAGCTTCAATTACCTTTGATTAAAGCTAATTATGATGCCTAAAATCCCATTGAATAAAGTCAACGGCTATTCAAGGAATGAGGGGATTATTGGAGTTCGTGTGTGGAACTTATGGGATTGTAGGTTGAAATGGGTTCGCGTGAGGGATAGTAGCAGCTACCGAAGTAGCGCGTATAGCCCGACCGGAATAGCAAAAGGGTCTTCTCAACGTTACGCTGAGAAGACCCTTTTTGGTATTGTGGTCACGCCCAAATGGGGTTTATCCTTTGATTTGTTTTAAGGAGGTTTTGATTCCTTTGATTAAGGAAGAACTGAATCCGTGTAGTTCCATTTCGTTTAGTCCGGCAATGGTACAGCCTTGTGGTGTGGTTACGCGGTCGATTAATTGTTCCGGGTGTCCTTTTTCTTCGAGCAGCATTTCGGCAGCGCCTTTTACGGTTTGTGCGGAGATGGCTAATGCGGTTTGCCAGTCAAATCCTATTTCGATTCCGGCTTGCATGGAGGCGCGAATGTACCTTAGGGCAAATGCGGTTCCGCTGGCGGCAAGTACTGTTGCAGCATCCATTAGTTTTTCGTCGATGATGGGTGCGGTGCCTAATGTTTGAAAAAGGGCTACGGTATCTTGTGCTTTTTCTTTGTTTTTTTCGTGAAATGCGATACAGGTTGCTGAGGCGCCAAACTGTGCGGCTATATTTGGCATGATTCGGACAGCGCTATTGGACTCGCCTATCTTGTTTTGAAGATTTTCGATTGATAATCCGCTTACCGCCGAAGCGATTACTTTGTTTGAAAT
This region of Flavobacterium lacustre genomic DNA includes:
- the proC gene encoding pyrroline-5-carboxylate reductase, which gives rise to MKVHIIGGGNLGVSIALGLSKFASQNQVTVTRRNTASILYLEKLGVTVSTNNTHEIQEADVIILTIKPYQVDTVLAEILPAISNKVIASAVSGLSIENLQNKIGESNSAVRIMPNIAAQFGASATCIAFHEKNKEKAQDTVALFQTLGTAPIIDEKLMDAATVLAASGTAFALRYIRASMQAGIEIGFDWQTALAISAQTVKGAAEMLLEEKGHPEQLIDRVTTPQGCTIAGLNEMELHGFSSSLIKGIKTSLKQIKG